One Pomacea canaliculata isolate SZHN2017 linkage group LG1, ASM307304v1, whole genome shotgun sequence genomic window, GCGAGCACACATACTGGTTGGCGAATGCGCAGATATAGAACAAGATAATGTTACGAGTCCACCagttgcaaaataaaagtacatgttGACCGACCTACAGAGATAGGGATAAGGTCATTCCTTGAATTTCGTCAGTAATTTCGAACCAAGTAACCTTTGAAGAATCTGAACACTAGCGCAAGGATGAATGACAGTCTGATATTTTATCACGCAGTCCGTAACTCATTTAAGAATATTTAGTATGTGAGATATTTTGTATGTCTTGATATGAATAACTATAATAACTACAACCAATAAGTTACACTTAATCCACcgagcaaaaaaaacaaacaaaaacaaactagaaaagTATAATAATCTGAAGCCTTCTCTCTTAGTAATCATTTTTCAGTTTAGCTAATGCTTTAAGTTTGATTATTATCGTTACATTTAGTTTTTAGGTAAATAAATTGTTAGATCGATCTTAAAGCAGTGTCTCCTCTTTAGCGAGTGTGAAGTCCTCATGATGACAGCTTGGGTTTACTCCCTCCACCTTTTCTCCCGACCCTCACTCCccatattttctttatatgtgtgtatatatgtttatcGTTCTGTCTCTGTCCTGTATGCCCAATATTGGTCAGAATATGTCGCTTATGTTCCCGAATGAAAGATGAAGGGGTCTTGGAGGTAGAGGCGAGCCGCCAGCTGTCGTTACACCTGTCGATTAGGTTTTCCTGTGCTCGCTAACGggaaaaaatcaaatttcaaataatGGCGAGGCCTAGGCAACAGATGATATTCATACGATGTCACGATATCTCTCTCCACAAAGTATCGAACAGATTGTAAGGTGATGTTATCCGACTTCAGcagcacacatgcacaaagctCTTCGTTTAGGACAGGATCAGGAACGCCGACGACCATCACGTCCAGGACCCCTTGACACTCGTGGATTCGTGCCTCCACGTACTGTTAATAAAGTAACCACTCAGTCACTGTATTGGAAAATCTTTGCTCCggaaataggaaaaaatctCATTGCAATAATTTTTTAGCAGGTTCTCTGTGCGCATTTAATCAGCTTCACCTGTTTGCTGCTCTCAAAAACACACTCGCTCCTTATATTATGATGATTCACATGTTCGTTACGCCTGTATGATATTGCTCAGCTTGAAAACAAATAAGGAAAAGCccttaaagcaaataaaattccAGTGAACGATCTCTTGCAAGGAGACACAGGTATTTACAAGCACTCCAATCAGCAAGATGTTTGCTGCACGGCACACCCCATAGTTATGATGCTGAGACCACAGACATGAGAACAGATCACGAGTGGCATGTTTTCCTCCACACATCCTTTTCTCACTAAGATCCCACAGTTTAACTAGTCTGCACGCTTCCGATGTCAGCAGCTTTCTAATCATCTCTGGTCTGTGAGGAGGTCGATCTTCATCAGACTCACGGCTTACTGGCAAAATGAGTAACAAATGggcacttctctttctttttactttattatcgTCCGTCTTGAGTGATCCTGTCGTCAGAAAGAAACGATCGGACGATGCAAATCCTCTGGAAGCTGTCGTAGAAAGGCTCTCGCAGCAAGTCATTGCCATGCAATCAGAGCTCAGTGTTTTAAATTCTAAAATCagtaagtaaaacattttgtcaacGGCTATTTTGTAATCAGCTATATATGGGGTAGTCTGCTTGTttcctattttttaaaacacgtAAAAGGGTCAAAAGGATTTCCAAAATAGATGTACATGTTTCGTATATGGAACAAGTAATAAATCTGtaaaccttttgttttttgggggttgggACTTGGGGAATGAATCAGGGGTTAAGCACATAGATGACAAATCATTTGTGCTTTTTGGAATCttgtaataatttttcataAGTATGTTGGAAATCTATTTATGCCATCTTGATGACACGAGTACTTGTTTGTGTCTTTAGACGACTAAGAATTCAAAATGGTTTCCCAGTTCAAGTCAGTCtcttttaatttgattttacttttgtgaaagaaactaaaaaaatggGATCTGCAAAAAAGTAGTATAGGATGAAGAATAATTACCACATGATACGAATCATGTTAGTAactttaattagtttaataaGAATTATTAGAGCTATAAAAGATTTATCGGATTTATTAGTCATGCGAGGAATTTCAGCCTTTTtgtgtacagagagagagaggggaggaagagagagtaaaacaaagaaagaaaaactagtTGACAAGTAAAATGTCAATTTTTCAGATACTCTGCAGACAAATGTTGCTTTCCACGCTGAGTTCAGCCAGGATCCTGTTACCCTCGGACCCTTAGCTGCTCTGATCATGGACAGGGTAATCACCAATACAGGGAGCGGATACGACCAGCATACGGGCAACTTTCACGTGCCGGTATCCGGATCTTACATGTTTGTGGTAAACTGCATGGGACCTATAGACGGTTATATCTATGTGGACATTGTGGTCGATGATGCGTCAGTAGATGAAACCATCTCTCATGGTGATACATATCACTGGGACCACGTGAGTGAAAGCATcatccttcatctgaagcaagGGCAGAGAGTGTGGCTGAAGCAAAACGAAAACTTAACCAAGAGCATCAGGGGATCGCATTGGAGCACGTTTTCTGGATTTCTAATCAGAGCAGATCCTTAGAAAAGATGGATCGATCATGCTCACCACATTCATCAATCATATGGATTTATGTCAAATAGTTTCTAGGTGTTATTCTGAATCCACAGTCATAGTTGTTGGCTTAAAGACCGCATTAAGAGCCTACCGGTTTCATACTTTGTCAATGAGCAAATATAGAGGATCAtttgcacatatttttaaaaattaaaatcacttttatataattaatttttccatATTGATAATTGCTGATAttgtaaaagattaaaataataaaagtagttACAGGAATTTGACATGTTGTTTGAGTATGGGTGGGTACACACGTACTTTATTGTGCGCTAGTCTAAGGGAAGCTCTGATGGAGCTCAGCAATGGCAAACTTACGCCAGC contains:
- the LOC112569685 gene encoding complement C1q-like protein 3, with amino-acid sequence MSNKWALLFLFTLLSSVLSDPVVRKKRSDDANPLEAVVERLSQQVIAMQSELSVLNSKINTLQTNVAFHAEFSQDPVTLGPLAALIMDRVITNTGSGYDQHTGNFHVPVSGSYMFVVNCMGPIDGYIYVDIVVDDASVDETISHGDTYHWDHVSESIILHLKQGQRVWLKQNENLTKSIRGSHWSTFSGFLIRADP